The genomic stretch ACGGAGTTGATCGCCGGATTCTGGCTGTGGCAGGTCGATTCGATGGAGCATGCGGTCGAGTGGGTCAAGAAATGCCCCAATCCCATGAAAGAGTATTCTGAAATTGAGATTCGTCCGCTCTTCGAAGCCGAAGATTTTGCGGATAGCGATCCGGATGGTTCAGTGCTTGAACGCGAGTCGGAAATGCGGCTCCAGTTGCAGAAATGCAATCCCGTGCCGTGGTTTGAAATCTATGTGGATGACCTGGAGCGTGCGACACGGTTTTACGAATCGGTCCTGGAAACCAAACTCGAGAAGCTCGAAGCCCCGACAAGCGAGTTGCAGATGATGGCTTTTCCGATGTCGATGACCTCACCAGGAGCGTCCGGTGCACTTTGCAAAATGGAGGGCGTCAAGGCTGGTGGCGGCAGCACGATGGTTTACTTCAGTTGCGAAGACTGTGGCGTTGAGGCCTCGCGGATTGAAGCGGCGGGCGGAAAGCTGGAGCGTCCGAAGACGTCCATCGGTCCGTACGGTTTCATGGCGATCGGCATCGATACCGAGGGCAACATGTTCGGGCTGCATACTCCGTAGCACTCGAAAGAAGAACGACTAATTCGCACCTCCTAGATGCCCCGGAGAAATATCCATGAGCAAATCCGTCTTCGTCAATCTGCCCGTTG from Novipirellula artificiosorum encodes the following:
- a CDS encoding YciI family protein produces the protein MRVMIIIKATPSSEAGEMPSAELLSAMGQYNEQLVEAGIMKAGEGLKPTSVGKRVRFEGESRTVIDGPFAETTELIAGFWLWQVDSMEHAVEWVKKCPNPMKEYSEIEIRPLFEAEDFADSDPDGSVLERESEMRLQLQKCNPVPWFEIYVDDLERATRFYESVLETKLEKLEAPTSELQMMAFPMSMTSPGASGALCKMEGVKAGGGSTMVYFSCEDCGVEASRIEAAGGKLERPKTSIGPYGFMAIGIDTEGNMFGLHTP